A portion of the Anabas testudineus chromosome 22, fAnaTes1.2, whole genome shotgun sequence genome contains these proteins:
- the ddo gene encoding D-aspartate oxidase has protein sequence MSSLKRFPVGPARQTNKHLFSVQSQQENNNYSLPLVGDPELSRMKRVRVVVVGAGVIGFSTAVCVAEALPICSVTLLAEKFSPDNTSDGAAGILIPTEFPDIPLVRQRQWFKDSFDHLLAISHSQHSPEAGVMLSSGRQIFKEVPDYKKPFWSELVIGFRFMTDSELKQFPDHKFGQTFTTIKCECSSYVPWLEKRFKKAGGLVQQRKVNSFQELSDSYDIIINCSGLGSRTLAGDNQLYPVRGQVLKMEAPWLQHFTRDADGMTYIYPGIHGVTIGGTRQEGDWRLQVDEGDAKSILERCTRLEPSLSKAKVLSKWVGLRPSRRNPKVERELLQLKGRRVPVVHNYGHGGCGVTLAWGTALDAVGLVRKCLQEISVQSKL, from the exons ATGTCATCGCTGAAGAGATTTCCTGTAGGACCAGCTcgtcagacaaacaaacatttgttttctgtgcagtcACAGCAGGAGAATAATAATTACAG tttACCTCTGGTCGGAGACCCAGAACTGTCCAGGATGAAACGTGTGAGGGTTGTAGTGGTGGGAGCTGGTGTGATCGGCTTCTCCACTGCCGTATGCGTCGCTGAGGCTCTTCCTATCTGCTCCGTTACTCTGCTGGCAGAGAAGTTCAGCCCAGACAACACCAGTGATGGAGCTGCTGGGATCCTGATTCCCACAGAGTTTCCAG ATATTCCCTTGGTTAGACAGAGACAGTGGTTCAAGGACAGCTTTGATCACCTGTTGGCCATTTCTCATTCACAGCACTCACCTGAAGCTGGTGTAATGCTGAGCTCTGG TCGGCAAATTTTCAAGGAAGTTCCTGATTATAAGAAGCCCTTCTGGTCAGAGTTAGTGATTGGTTTTCGATTCATGACCGACTCCGAACTGAAGCAGTTCCCAGATCACAAGTTTGGTCAGACCTTCACCACcataaaatgtgaatgttcGAGCTACGTGCCGTGGCTTGAGAAAAG GTTTAAAAAAGCTGGAGGCCTCGTGCAGCAGAGAAAagtcaacagttttcaggaatTAAGCGACAGCTACGATATCATTATCAACTGCTCAGGATTGGGCTCCAGAACGCTGGCAGGTGACAACCAACTGTACCCAGTTAGGGGCCAGGTCCTCAAGATGGAGGCACCCTGGTTGCAGCACTTTACCAGAGATGCAGATGGAATGACTTACATCTACCCGGGTATACACGGCGTCACTATAGGCGGCACCAGGCAGGAGGGAGACTGGCGGCTGCAGGTGGATGAAGGAGACGCAAAGAGCATCCTGGAGCGGTGCACCAGGCTGGAGCCATCACTCAGCAAAGCCAAAGTTCTCAGCAAGTGGGTCGGGCTGAGGCCCAGCAGGAGGAATCCGAAGGTGGAGcgggagctgctgcagctgaagggCCGCAGGGTTCCCGTAGTCCACAACTACGGTCATGGAGGCTGTGGAGTTACCCTTGCCTGGGGTACCGCGCTGGATGCAGTGGGGCTGGTCAGGAAGTGTCTTCAGGAAATATCAGTGCAGTCTAAACTGTGA
- the sash1b gene encoding SAM and SH3 domain-containing protein 1 isoform X3 — MEELRKRKVVQDADMGKLDSVATSVQLRSQIQESLGLSSTMSTPETERRLPVHKSSSDDGSGGKWDGKKKNKSFWHSFRKSQKGATRQISKGDDVGFVASEITMSDEERIQLMMMVKENMISIEEALARLKEFEVQKRQTCRFDSTELTNPSTPTTKESSSSNPCDLSDNEQDESVTFRRLHKLVSSTRNTKKKLIKLDESKRPGAEDNLNTDNLSCGDFSTSMYSGVLKSAVCPVESLASALQEQLTYSRDSDSLTTSPSSSSLDTCSSQKIFQACTKSSGSPSHQQTNTAREMREAAEGSGSSFHEIEGCNNEEPQIARSVTDGELRHRIFSPLNHHGRTCSFGGFDLTNRSVHIGTSDSVSTNKDEGAGVRDALKSPPTSRISLGKKVKSVRETMRKHISKKYHSSLSEQSSPDCILSCPHSPQTDSDSLEKPKLKPGGSVESLRSSLSGQSSMSGQTVGTTDSSNSNRESVKSEDGEEDELPYHGPFCGRALVHTDFTPSPYDTDSLKLKIGDVIDIISKPPMGTWMGMLNGKVGTFKFIYVDVLNEEDVKPKKTRRRRKARQPKPTSVEELLDRINLKEHLPTFLFNGYEDLDTFKLLEEEDLDELNIRDPQHRAVLLTAVELLQEYEGSSDPERSSQSAGSQEKLLLNRRGLVGDSPRDSGCYESNENLENGRDKKTSSSMSRSSSGFESSHLPSPDHPAFPLTLTSTSPKILLQSKPQCQPVTLLSLRPTNTLSNLRPEKGRPSGGVYRSQSCMELRRNPAVGKLRHGFSLTDLRKEQKSKLISTSMKTEETSQHTVNQKQSKVMFPSFQSSATSYDAVCSTSNIDSAFAPKQAETTPSTQLNLPPTVAAEKSNRSINTSPLPNSHHEPLLTDTASMDSCVGHKSSVYKMGGSLSACSEARRLKMKRIQKTSEKTINLDSLVGKRTVTGYESQKGATF; from the exons ATGGAGGAGCTACGGAAACGCAAAGTAGTGCAAGATGCTGATATG ggaaAGCTTGACTCAGTGGCCACATCAGTGCAGCTTCGCTCTCAGATCCAG GAATCCCTGGGACTCAGCAGCACCATGTCGACTCCCGAGACAGAAAGACG GTTGCCTGTGCACAAATCCAGCTCTGATGATGGATCAGGAG GAAAATgggatggaaagaaaaagaataagtCTTTTTGGCATAGTTTTCGAAAGTCACAGAAAGGAGCAACTCGTCAGATTTCAAAAG GTGATGATGTTGGTTTTGTGGCCAGTGAAATTACCATGAGTGACGAAGAACGTATCCaactgatgatgatggtgaaggAGAATATGATCTCTATAGAGGAAGCTCTGGCACGG CTGAAGGAGTTTGAGGTACAAAAAAGACAGACGTGCAGATTCGATTCCACAGAGCTGACCAATCCCTCCACTCCCACCACAAAGGAGTCGTCCAGTTCCAAC CCATGTGATCTGTCAGATAATGAACAAGACGAATCGGTGACGTTTAGGAGACTCCATAAACTGGTCAGCTCGACCCGGAACACAAAGAAGAAGCTAATCAAACTGGACGAGTCTAAGAGGCCTGGAGCAGAAG ATAACCTAAACACAGATAATCTTTCCTGTGGAGATTTCAGCACCTCCATGTACTCAGGTGTGTTGAAGTCTGCTGTTTGTCCAGTGGAGTCTCTGGCATCAGCTCTGCAGGAGCAGCTCACCTACAGCAGGGACTCTGACAGCCTGActacctccccctcctccagcAGTTTGGACACCTGCAGTAGCCAGAAAATCTTCCAGGCATGTACTAAGTCTAGTGGGAGCCCCAGTCATCAGCAGACAAATACAGCCAGGGAGATGAGGGAGGCAGCTGAAGGCAGTGGTTCTTCCTTTCATGAAATAGAAGGTTGCAATAATGAGGAACCCCAAATCGCTCGTTCAGTGACTGATGGAGAGCTTCGTCATCGTATCTTCAGTCCACTCAACCACCATGGG agaaCTTGTAGCTTCGGAGGATTTGACCTGACCAACCGCTCAGTCCACATAGGCACCTCCGACAGTGTCAGCACT AACAAAGATGAAGGTGCTGGTGTGAGGGACGCTCTAAAGTCTCCACCAACATCACGTATTTCCCTGGGCAAAAAGGTCAAGTCTGTGAGAGAAACGATGAGGAAACACATATCGAAGAAATACCACAGCTCTCTGTCTGAACAG tCAAGCCCAGACTGCATCTTGAGCTGCCCTCACTCACCTCAGACAGACTCTGATTCTTTAGAGAAACCCAAACTGAAGCCGGGAGGGTCTGTGGAAAGCCTGAGGAGTTCCCTCAGTGGACAAAGTTCCATGA GTGGTCAGACAGTGGGTACCACTGACTCATCTAACAGCAATAGAGAAAGTGTGAAGTCTGAGGACGGGGAAGAGGATGAGCTGCCTTACCACGGACCCTTCTGTGGACGTGCTCTGGTTCATACAGACTTCACCCCCAGTCCCTATGACACTGACTCTCTCAAACTGAAG ATTGGAGACGTCATTGATATCATCAGTAAGCCACCTATGGGTACATGGATGGGAATGCTCAATGGTAAAGTCGGCACattcaagtttatttatgtGGATGTCCTGAATGAAGAGGATGTGAAGCCCAAaaagacaaggaggaggaggaaggccCGACAACCCAAACCCACCTCTGTGGAGGAGCTCCTTGATCGTATCAACCTCAAA GAGCATCTTCCCACCTTCCTTTTTAATGGCTATGAGGATCTGGACACATTCAAGTTGTTAGAGGAAGAGGACCTGGATGAGCTGAACATCAGAGACCCCCAGCACAGAGCTGTGCTGCTTActgctgtggagctgctgcaggagtaTGAAG GAAGCAGTGATCCAGAGAGAAGCAGTCAGTCCGCAGGCTCGCAGGAGAAGCTGCTCCTAAACAGGCGTGGCCTCGTGGGAGACTCACCCCGAGACTCCGGCTGCTACGAGAGCAATGAGAACCTGGAGAATG GAAGGGACAAAAAGACTTCTTCATCCATGAGCAGGTCTTCCTCTGGTTTCGAGTCAAGCCACCTCCCATCCCCAGACCACCCTGCATTCCCCCTGACCCTGACCTCTACCAGTCCTAAGATTTTGCTCCAAAGTAAACCACAATGCCAACCTGTTACCTTGCTATCACTGAGACCTACAAACACCTTAAGTAACCTAAGGCCAGAAAAAGGCCGTCCCAGTGGAGGTGTTTATAGGAGCCAGAGCTGCATGGAGCTAAGAAGAAACCCAGCAGTAGGGAAGCTGAGGCACGGCTTCTCCCTGACAGATCTCCGCAAAGAGCAGAAGAGCAAACTCATCAGCACCAGTATGAAGACTGAGGAAACCTCACAgcatacagtaaatcagaaACAATCTAAGGTCATGTTTCCATCCTTTCAATCTTCAGCTACATCATATGATGCTGTGTGTAGCACTTCAAACATAGACAGTGCGTTTGCCCCTAAGCAAGCAGAAACAACACCGAGCACACAACTCAATCTGCCACCCACGGTGGCAGCTGAAAAGTCCAATCGTTCCATAAATACATCTCCTCTGCCAAACTCGCACCATGAGCCTTTACTAACAGATACTGCCTCCATGGACAGCTGCGTAGGACACAAGTCCTCCGTGTATAAGATGGGTGGTTCACTTTCAGCTTGTTCTGAAGCCAGGcggttaaaaatgaaaagaattcaGAAGACAtctgaaaaaacaataaatctggATTCCTTGGTGGGAAAAAGGACAGTTACAGGATATGAATCTCAAAAAGGAGCCACCTTCTGA